One part of the Brevundimonas sp. NIBR11 genome encodes these proteins:
- a CDS encoding DUF3429 domain-containing protein yields the protein MDRTRLTAWGLTLAGLIPFVGLAGWILLKRDESAEWLDPLTIYAAVIVSFLAGTRWGKGLAERDPRPATLILSNAPPVAAWLTFLPGVPYEFRLVVLIFALVAMVYWDFRASPTWYRTLRSVATAGAILSLLAVLQAL from the coding sequence ATGGACCGGACCCGCTTGACGGCCTGGGGGCTGACGCTGGCCGGCCTCATTCCCTTCGTGGGCTTGGCGGGCTGGATTCTGCTGAAACGGGACGAAAGCGCCGAGTGGCTGGACCCGCTCACGATCTACGCCGCGGTCATCGTGTCTTTTCTGGCGGGTACGCGGTGGGGCAAGGGCCTGGCCGAGCGCGATCCGCGTCCAGCGACCCTGATCCTCAGCAACGCGCCGCCGGTCGCAGCCTGGCTGACCTTCCTGCCGGGCGTGCCTTATGAGTTCCGGCTGGTGGTGCTGATCTTCGCCCTGGTCGCCATGGTGTACTGGGACTTCCGTGCTTCGCCGACGTGGTATCGGACGCTCCGCAGCGTGGCGACGGCGGGCGCGATCCTGAGTCTGCTGGCGGTCCTGCAGGCGCTCTAG